A DNA window from Hoplias malabaricus isolate fHopMal1 chromosome 5, fHopMal1.hap1, whole genome shotgun sequence contains the following coding sequences:
- the megf6a gene encoding multiple epidermal growth factor-like domains protein 6 isoform X1, with protein MHTCRNVGGRALCVCHRGYRLAQDQKSCEDVDECETGQAACAHECRNSPGSFSCICKPGYELGSEGRRCYRIEIEIVNSCESGNGGCSHHCQHGTLGPVCSCNQGFQLDEDFKTCLDLDECVEGSSCCEQDCTNYPGGYECYCRAGYRLNSDGCGCDDVDECWSDNGGCEHTCQNIAGSYQCFCNLGHHLAEDRHSCIPLERAVETLSSRMVVERPFPKVTLLQDYPQPLERYDDYEEDSFGELRAESTITQKFVCLNETFGHDCSLSCDDCSNGGVCNMKRNGCDCPDGWTGIICNQTCSEGTFGQNCSFFCKCKNGASCDPVRGLCRCPPGVSGEMCQDGCPKGLYGKHCNKKCNCANNGRCHRTYGACLCDPGLYGRFCHLPCPRWSYGPGCSSECQCVQQNTLECSRHHGMCLCKPGYQGRMCSEECYSGHYGLGCKKNCKCPPGVPCHHVTGECQCPAGQHGENCDKDCPEGMFGAGCSASCDCNGAACDSVTGHCHCPSGRTGDRCDEECEEGYWGLDCTEQCPDCENGGVCDKQNGTCVCKSGFTGQLCQTVCPADRFGLGCQFRCSCENSGHCNPVSGLCTCQAGFTGPRCQKVCKQGQWGIDCANLCNCTSHAASCDGVMGQCLCEAGYTGTHCEQKCPQGYFGVGCRHQCQCENGAVCERVGGACTCLPGWTGTYCEKPCPQGFHGLECQQKCECLNGGQCNHVSGSCVCPAGWVGPHCTSKCPPGTFGPGCNQSCDCQHNTSCDPTDGQCQCGPGWTGVSCEQECPAGFYGVGCNQQCLCQNGGSCDRISGHCACPSGWTGIACELECTPGHFGIDCQNICECVNQGVCDRLDGKCSCPAGWVGLHCETACEAGLFGPGCQKQCRCEHGAGCDHITGTCLCPPGWRGLRCEKTCLPGSYGKSCSENCVCPHGTSCNHVTGECGCPPGFTGNGCEKTCQPGTYGLNCNQVCQCSEANQLCHPVTGMCYCAPGFHGVKCDTECEEGHYGPNCERECMCLNNGVCHATTGTCVCSPGFIGADCNITCPAGWYGQDCAQVALCGEGARSDPVTGRCVCKAGQRGEHCGQGCLEGWFGEDCVQRCNCSNGAVCDPVTGNCTCGLGWTGDKCDIECPRGRYGADCIKQCDCENRASCDRMTGECQCDAGYYGHLCQHVCPPGFHGHRCQHLCDCHGKAQCDPSTGRCLCHPGYQGDRCERECEQGQYGPDCVSTCDCEGDTPCDPVDGRCLCAPGKMGPRCDITCALNRYGPYCLEICECGNGAQCNPRNGQCSCLNGWIGPSCREGKTWSLWRQISADS; from the exons ATGCACACATGTCGTAACGTGGGTGGCCGTGCCCTGTGCGTCTGCCACAGAGGTTACAGACTGGCTCAGGATCAGAAGAGCTGTGAAG atgtTGATGAATGTGAGACTGGACAGGCTGCTTGTGCTCATGAATGCCGAAACAGTCCAGGGTCCTTCTCCTGTATCTGCAAACCCGGATATGAACTGGGCTCTGAGGGCAGGAGGTGCTACC GTATTGAAATTGAGATAGTAAATAGTTGTGAATCTGGAAATGGAGGGTGCTCACACCACTGTCAGCATGGAACACTGGGGCCTGTCTGTAGCTGTAACCAGGGTTTCCAACTTGATGAGGACTTCAAGACTTGTTTGG ATCTTGATGAATGTGTGGAGGGGAGCTCCTGCTGTGAACAGGACTGCACCAACTACCCTGGAGGTTATGAGTGTTACTGCAGGGCAGGATACAGACTCAACTCAGATGGCTGTGGATGTGATG ATGTGGATGAATGTTGGTCTGATAACggaggctgtgaacacacatgcCAGAACATTGCTGGATCCTACCAGTGCTTCTGTAACTTAGGACACCACCTGGCTGAGGATAGACACTCCTGCATTC CTCTGGAGAGGGCAGTAGAAACACTGTCCAGTCGTATGGTAGTGGAAAGGCCATTTCCAAAGGTGACTCTGCTGCAGGACTATCCCCAGCCTCTGGAGAGATATGATGATTATGAAGAGGACAGCTTTGGAGAGCTGCGAGCCGAGAGTACCATCACTCAGAAATTTG TGTGTCTGAATGAGACATTTGGCCATGACTGCAGTCTTTCTTGTGATGACTGCTCTAACGGCGGGGTGTGTAACATGAAGAGGAATGGGTGTGACTGCCCTGATGGCTGGACAGGCATCATCTGCAACCAGA CCTGTTCTGAGGGCACTTTTGGCCAAAACTGCTCCTTCTTCTGTAAGTGTAAGAATGGGGCCAGCTGTGATCCAGTGAGAGGACTCTGCCGCTGCCCACCAGGGGTCAGTGGAGAAATGTGCCAAGATG GCTGTCCTAAGGGTCTGTATGGGAAGCACTGCAATAAGAAGTGTAACTGTGCCAACAATGGACGCTGCCATCGTACATATGGAGCTTGTCTGTGTGATCCAGGCCTTTATGGGAGATTTTGCCATCTAC CATGTCCCAGATGGTCATATGGGCCTGGCTGTTCGTCTGAATGTCAGTGTGTACAGCAGAACACCCTTGAGTGCAGCCGACATCAtggaatgtgtttgtgtaaacCTGGCTATCAGGGCAGAATGTGCAGTGAAG AGTGTTACAGTGGTCATTATGGTCTGGGATGCAAGAAAAACTGCAAGTGTCCACCCGGAGTGCCCTGTCACCATGTGACAGGAGAGTGCCAGTGCCCAGCTGGGCAGCATGGAGAGAACTGTGACAAAG ACTGTCCAGAGGGAATGTTTGGAGCTGGCTGCTCTGCATCCTGTGACTGTAATGGGGCAGCATGTGATTCTGTGACTGGGCATTGCCACTGTCCTTCTGGAAGGACAGGAGATCGCTGTGATGAAG AGTGTGAGGAAGGTTACTGGGGCCTGGACTGTACAGAACAATGTCCTGATTGCGAgaatggaggtgtgtgtgacaAGCAGAATGGgacatgtgtgtgtaaatctggATTCACTGGACAGCTCTGTCAGACAG TCTGTCCAGCTGATCGGTTTGGTCTGGGTTGCCAGTTTCGATGTTCTTGTGAGAACAGTGGCCACTGCAATCCTGTCTCAGGCCTGTGTACATGTCAGGCTGGCTTTACCGGACCCAGGTGTCAGAAGG TGTGTAAGCAGGGGCAGTGGGGGATAGACTGTGCCAATTTGTGTAACTGTACGAGCCATGCAGCCAGCTGTGATGGAGTGATGGGACAGTGCCTTTGTGAGGCTGGCTACACTGGAACCCACTGTGAGCAAA AGTGTCCCCAAGGTTATTTCGGTGTAGGCTGCCGACATCAGTGCCAGTGTGAGAACGGTgcagtgtgtgagcgtgtgggtGGAGCTTGCACATGCCTGCCAGGCTGGACAGGGACATACTGTGAAAAAC CCTGCCCACAAGGCTTCCATGGTCTGGAGTGTCAGCAGAAATGTGAATGCCTGAATGGTGGCCAATGTAACCATGTGAGCGGAAGCTGTGTGTGTCCAGCTGGCTGGGTTGGCCCCCACTGCACCTCCA AATGTCCACCTGGCACATTCGGCCCTGGCTGTAATCAGAGCTGTGACTGTCAACATAATACCAGTTGTGACCCCACAGATGGGCAGTGCCAGTGTGGACCAGGTTGGACTGGAGTAAGCTGTGAACAAG AATGCCCAGCTGGATTCTATGGGGTGGGCTGTAACCAGCAATGCCTATGCCAAAATGGTGGGTCATGTGACAGGATCAGTGGGCACTGTGCATGTCCAAGTGGATGGACAGGGATTGCATGTGAACTTG AGTGTACTCCAGGCCACTTCGGTATTGACTGCCAGaacatatgtgagtgtgtgaaccagGGTGTGTGTGACCGGCTGGATGGAAAGTGCTCGTGCCCAGCGGGCTGGGTGGGCCTGCACTGTGAAACGG CTTGTGAAGCAGGGCTCTTTGGCCCTGGCTGTCAGAAACAGTGCAGGTGTGAACACGGAGCTGGGTGTGACCACATCACTGGAACCTGTCTGTGTCCACCAGGGTGGCGAGGACTCCGCTGTGAGAAAA ctTGTTTGCCTGGCTCTTATGGGAAAAGTTGCTCTGAGAACTGTGTGTGTCCTCATGGCACCTCCTGTAATCATGTGACGGGTGAGTGCGGCTGCCCTCCTGGCTTCACCGGCAACGGTTGTGAAAAAA CTTGTCAGCCTGGAACATACGGATTAAACTGCAATCAGGTGTGTCAGTGTTCAGAGGCCAACCAATTGTGTCATCCTGTCACTGGAATGTGCTACTGTGCACCAGGCTTCCATGGAGTCAAGTGTGATACAG agtgtgaggagggtCATTACGGTCCAAACTGTGAGCGTGAATGCATGTGTCTGAACAACGGCGTGTGCCACGCCACCACTGGAacttgtgtgtgttctccaggaTTCATAGGAGCTGACTGCAATATCA CATGTCCAGCTGGGTGGTATGGTCAGGACTGTGCACAAGTTGCTCTGTGTGGGGAGGGAGCCAGAAGCGATCCGGTCACAGGACGATGTGTGTGCAAAGCTGGTCAGCGAGGAGAGCACTGTGGACAAG GCTGTCTCGAAGGCTGGTTTGGAGAGGACTGTGTACAGCGCTGTAACTGCAGTAatggagcagtgtgtgatcCTGTAACAGGAAACTGCACATGTGGCCTgggctggacaggagacaaatGTGACATAG AGTGTCCCAGGGGCAGATATGGAGCTGACTGCATCAAACAGTGTGACTGTGAGAATAGAGCTTCTTGTGACAGGATGACAGGAGAGTGCCAGTGTGATGCAGGGTACTATGGCCATCTCTGCCAACATG TTTGCCCTCCTGGTTTCCATGGGCATCGTTGCCAGCATCTATGTGACTGTCATGGCAAAGCCCAGTGTGATCCCAGCACTGGTCGCTGTCTCTGCCATCCAGGTTATCAAGGAGACAGGTGCGAGAGAG AGTGTGAGCAGGGTCAGTATGGACCTGACTGCGTCAGCACATGTGATTGTGAAGGAGACACTCCGTGTGACCCAGTTGATGGCAGGTGTCTGTGTGCACCAGGAAAGATGGGACCCCGCTGTGACATAA CCTGTGCACTGAATCGCTACGGTCCGTATTGTTTGGAGATCTGTGAGTGTGGAAACGGAGCACAGTGTAATCCACGAAACGGACAGTGCTCATGTCTGAACGGCTGGATTGGACCAAGCTGTCGAGAAG GAAAAACATGGTCATTGTGGCGGCAGATTAGTGCTGATTCCTAA